The Haloarchaeobius litoreus DNA window CAAGCGGATGGCCTACGGCGCGGGCGACGTGTTCTGCTTCCCCGCGAAGGTCGAGAACCAGGGCCTCGTCGTGCTGGAGGCGATGGCGTGCGAGAAGGCCTGCGTCCTCCGTGACATCCCCGTCTTCCGGGAGTACTTCGAGGACGGCCACGACTGCCTCATCTGTGAGGACTTCGCGGAGTTCGAAGACGCACTGGCACGCCTCGAGGCGGACCCGGAGCTCCGCGAGCGCCTCGGGAAGAACGCCCGCCAGACCGCGGAATCGCACGGCCTCGACGAGATCGGCGCGGAGCTAGCCGACACCTACCGGGACCTGATAGCGGGACACTGAAGTCAGGTGATTTAAGTTCTCAAGGGTCAATCGGCCGATAATGGACCTTCAGGTTGCAGCCTTTACCGATACCTATCTGCCGACGGTAAACGGCGTGACCTACACTATCAAGTCCTGGCGGGACCACTGGAACCGCAACGGCGGCTGGATGGACGTGGTCTACCCGGACTCGGACGACCACGTGCCGGTGGCCAGTGAGCACCCGGTCCGGTCGGTCCCGTTCCCGTTCTACGAGGGGTTCCGCGTCGGCGCGCCACAGGTACCCGAGGTGGCGACCAATGCCGACGTCATCCACGCCCACACGGCGTTCGGACTCGGGCTCGCGAGCCTCCGTGTGGCCCGCTCCGAGGACAAGCCGCTGGTCGCCTCGTACCACACGCCTACCGCGGAGTACGCGAACTACATCGCCTCCTCGGACCGCATCACGGGCGGCCTCCGACGGCTGAGCGAACACTACGAGCGCTGGTTCTACAACCGTGCGGACCTCGTCATCACGCCGTCGGAACCGACCCGGCGGAAGCTCCTCGACGACGTCGGCGTCGAGACGCCGGTCCGTGCGGTCTCGAACGGCATCGACGTCGAGCAGTTCCGGCCGGTCGACACTGCCGCGTTCCGCGAGCGGTACGGTCTCGAGGGGACACTGGTCGGCTACACCGGCCGCCACGGCTACGAGAAACGCCTGTCGGACGTCATCACGGCCGCCGAGGGCCTCGACGTGACGGTCGTCCTCGGCGGCGACGGCCCGGCCCGGGACGACCTCGAACGGCAGGCCCGCAGTAGCGGCGTCGACGTACGCTTCCTCGGGTTCCTCGACCGCGACGAGATGGCCGCGTTCTACTCCGCGCTCGACGTGTTCACCTTCCCCTCGCCCGTCGAGACCCAGGGCCTCGTCGCGCTGGAGGCCAACGCCTGCGGCACGCCCGTCGTCGGGGTGGACGCCGGCGCGCTGGCCGAGACTGTCGACGACGGCGTCACCGGCTACCACTTCGACCGGGGCGACATCGACGGCTTCCGGCGGGGCATCCGGCGGGCGCTCGACGAGCGCGACCGGCTCTCGGAGAACTGTCTCGACCGGCGTGACGAGGTCAGCATCGACCACGCCATCGAGCGCCTGGAGTCGCTCTACGAGGACGTGTCGTAGATATCCGGCGCGAAGGTCAACCGCTTTCTGAGGCCGTCCGAGACGACCAGCACCGCGCCGAGCCCGCCCAGGGCCACGGCGGCCAGCCCGGCGGCGTGGACCGTCGGGTCGGCGGTCGCGAACTGCAGCAGCGTCCCGATGAAGAGGACCGGGGCGAACGAGAGCGTCGCCTTCGTGTGTGTGTCCGGGAGCTCCCTCGCCAGCACGTACAGCGCGACTGCCGAGAGTGACATCTGTGT harbors:
- a CDS encoding glycosyltransferase encodes the protein MDLQVAAFTDTYLPTVNGVTYTIKSWRDHWNRNGGWMDVVYPDSDDHVPVASEHPVRSVPFPFYEGFRVGAPQVPEVATNADVIHAHTAFGLGLASLRVARSEDKPLVASYHTPTAEYANYIASSDRITGGLRRLSEHYERWFYNRADLVITPSEPTRRKLLDDVGVETPVRAVSNGIDVEQFRPVDTAAFRERYGLEGTLVGYTGRHGYEKRLSDVITAAEGLDVTVVLGGDGPARDDLERQARSSGVDVRFLGFLDRDEMAAFYSALDVFTFPSPVETQGLVALEANACGTPVVGVDAGALAETVDDGVTGYHFDRGDIDGFRRGIRRALDERDRLSENCLDRRDEVSIDHAIERLESLYEDVS